The DNA window TAATGTCATGCCAGGTAGTTCTAATGTCATCGGAGGGACGACGACTGTTTTAAAAACAACCGGTAAAAACGTATCAGATATGATCATTTTATCTACTTCTGGATTAAAAATCGCTCTTGGAGAAAATCCGAAACGAATTCACTCCAATGGAAAAGAAAATTCCATTACCCGGATGGGGATTATGGGGATGCTTCGAGAAGCCTTTTCCCGTGCCTTCTACAAGACAAATGAAGAAAATCTTCGGTCATTACCTATCATTCAAGCTTTAAGACGCGAAATTCCGGTTCGTATTCATGCACACCGAGCAGATGATATCTTATCAGAACTTCGCTTTTCGCAAGAATTTAATCTTGATTTACGCATCGAGCATTGTACAGAAGGACATCTCATTGCTGAAGAGTTAGCTAATTTAGATTTAAAAGTGACTGTCGGCCCTACCTTTACAAGGAGATCAAAGGTGGAACTAAAAAACAAAAGTTGGAACACTTACTGGAGCCTTATGAAACATGGGGTGGAGGTATCCATCACGACTGACCACCCTTACACCCCGATTCAGTATTTGAATATTTGTGCAGCCATTGCCGTTCGAGAAGGTTTAGATGAAGACCTCGCCTTAAAAACTATCACCATTTATCCCGCTCGAAACTTGAAAGTCGATGATCGGGTTGGCAGTATTGAAGAAGGCAAAGACGCTGATATTGTCCTTTGGAATCACCATCCATTTCAATTTATGGCAAAGCCTATCCTTACGATGATTAATGGCGAAGTGGTGTTTCATAGTTTGTAGAATCCTTGGGAATTATTTCTTATAAAAAAATAAAATTAATAGTAGCAAAAAGAATTTTTTTTTAGTATGATACGAAAATAAACAAATAAATATACGAATCAATTCGCATATTGACTTAGTGAAATATTGTGTGCAATTGAGGGAAGGCAAATGGTGCGCCACCGATACAAGTCGGTTCTAGTGGGTTCGATTCCCACCCCGAAATTTTTTATGTTAGCTAATGAAAAATTTCGAGGGTGGTATTCGGATTCTCTATCCGACTGCCCTCTAGTGGAGGGAAAAAAATGCTTAAAAAACGTGACTTACACGAATGTCATGACCTTTATGAGCTAATGGCGCACCCGGATGTCTTCCCTTTTGTGCGTCATAAAGCATATTCTTATGATGAATTTGTCTTTTTGACAAAGAAAACGATGGAAGCTGAAGAAAGCGGAGAACTGATCTCTAGAACCATTTTGGATGAATGGGGCAATGCCATCGGTACTATTAACCTATTTGATATCGAAGAAGCAGCAGGCTTCCTTGGCACTTGGCTTGGAAAACCGTTTCATGGGAAAGGATATAATGTTCCTGCTAAAGACGCATTTTTTCAAGAACTTTTTTATGACCTCGGAATGGAAACGATTTTTATGCGTATTCGCAAAGAGAATCCTCGCTCTCGAAAAGCAGCCGAAAAACTTCCTTATGTTGTAAAAGCTAATGAAACACGTGCTCATCTGTATCAACAGTTAAATCACGCTGGAGATATTTATGATCTTTACGAAATTCCTAAAGATTTATATACTCTTCATATTTTACGTCATCCTGAGGAAGACCAAGAAATTCAAGCTCTTGAAGCCTAACAACGCGTCTGACTAGAGGGGCTTCGTTTGAAAACTATCCAAACTAGAGATTTCAGAACCATTGCTTTACTCAACAAACATTTGCAAGAATTTCACGGAGCGCTTTATCGAGTTTTTCAAAAAAAAATAACAAATGATGATTTTTGTAATCCTTTTCCAGACTGAGGACTAGAGTAGTGCGGGATAGCTTGGATCGAATAACAGCGCTACGACGAAAATCCATTCTGAAGCTCATTCAAGTATTTGGATAATTGGATACAAAGCACTTAACAAAAGCCTGCTAACGTGTTCTTAGCAATAAAGATTATCGCAAATGAACAATAGAAACATCTTCTATTAATTCGCAAACTAACACTTACTGGAAACAGCACGCGAAAAGCTCATAGTATTAATTGAGTCAGTATATACTGAGGAGAAAATACAAAAAATCAAGCTAAACAACACCTTATTTCCCACATTTATAGCAAGTGAAATAACAATAAATATTGAATACCAAAGAGGTTGGAGTATTTAAGGATTCCATCACTTTTTTTAATGAAGGCTCTTTTCGTATACATTTTGCTTTTTCTTCTAATTTTTGACTACTTCCCCCCTTTCACTGTTGATTTCCATTAAAAACAGATGAAATGATTCCCAAAATAAATCTAATTCGTAGATAATAAATTGATACTTAAAGCAAGAAACTTTGCGAAAACAGCCTCAACAAAAAAGAGCTACAGAGAGTAGCTCTTTTTTGTCTAACCTTTTGTCTTTATCATCGACGTTAGCTGTGTGTACATTTCTTCGATTGTGAGAGCACCATTTGACGTTTCCATGGCTTGAACCATATCAGATTGCTTTTCCTTTAGTTGACGAACTGCTGTTAAAAAGCTATCACTTGTTAGTTCTTCTTCTTCTAATTTGAGAGCATAGCCTTGTTTCACGAACGAATCTGCATTAGCGATTTGATCACCTCGACTTGCTTGACGGGAAAGGGGAATAAGTAACATCGGTTTTTTTAATGCGACAAATTCAAAAATTGAGTTGGATCCTGCTCGACTAATAACATAGCTAGTAGCAGCCATGAAGTCAGGCAATTCGGTGGTCACGTATTCAAATTGCTTGTAGCCTTCGCGAGCAATCGTCGAATCGATATTCCCCTTCCCGCAAATATGTAGGATTTGGAATGTTTTCAATAGTTCTTCTAAATTGGATCGAACGGATTCATTGATTTTCTTTGCTCCTAAGCTACCGCCCATTACGAGTAGAATGGGTTTAGCACTATGAAAATCAGCTAATCTTCGTCCTTTTTTCGCCTCCCCTGCAAATAGCTCTCGTCGAATCACCGCACCTGCACAAACAGCTTTTTCCTCTGGTAGATGTTTGACCGTTTCTGGAAAAGTCGTAAATATTTTGGTCGCAAATGGGGCAGCGAGTTTATTCGCTAGCCCAGGAGTGAAGTCAGACTCGTGGACTGCTACTGGGACCCCTGCCATTTTAGCTGCCATCACAACTGGGACGGACACAAAACCACCTTTTGAGAAAATAATTTCAGGTTTTTCCTTTTTGATCGCCGTAAGCGCTTCTACAAAGCCTTTCATCACGCGAAAAGGATCGGAAAAATTCTTCCAAGAAAAATACCGGCGCAGTTTACCACTAGAAATGCCGATATATGGTACCTGGCAAAACCCTTCCGTAATGATCTCTTTTTCAATGCCATTTCTAGATCCTATATATGACACTTTCCAACCTTGTTCTAGAAAAAAAGGAATTAAAGCTGCATTCACCGTAACATGCCCGGCGGAACCACCGCCTGTAAATAATATTCGTTTATTCATCTATCTTACTCCGTTCTTTAGTAGTTTGCTTATGGTCTTTCAAGACAATTCGTTTTGCTACATTGACTCCTGAAATCGTCACCATTGGCGAGCCTCCACCTGGATGCGTCGTGCCCCCAACATAATAGAGATTTTCTATATCTCTACTTTGATTGAACGGACGTAAAAAACTGTCCTTCATGCTATGTGAAGAAACACCGTACAATGCACCTTTATACGCTGAAAATGTATCGCGAATAAATTGAGGCGGGTAGATTTTCTCGACCTCAAGATACTGTCGAATGGGGACACCCATCCTTTCTAGCTTATCATACACTTTCTCTTTGTACGCAGAAATTTGTTTTTCGTTCATTTCGATAGCCGGTGCATTGACTAAAATAAAGAAATTACTGCCCTTCGATCTCTCAGGATCGGTTTTTACTGAATGACTAACGTAAATGGTTGGATCATCCGGTAGTTTATGATGGAGGAAAATATCTTCAAATTCAGAATGATAGTCTCCTGTAAAAAAAACATGATGATGATGAACCTGTTCTTGTCGCTGATTTAAACCAGCTAAAATAACAAATGCCGAAATCGAAGGTTCATAGGCATCTAATTTTTCATCAGTAAGACTTGGGCGTTCTGCTTCAGTTAATAATTTTTTTGAAGCAGTAATAAAATCTCCATTAATGATTATTTCAGCAGCTACCCTTTTCTCCCCATTGGATAGGAGCAAACCATATGCCTTCTTATTCTTGAGTAATATTTTTTCTACTTTCGTATCAAACGTCACCTTGCCGCCGAGCTTTTGAAAGAGTTTGAGAAAACCCTTGGCAATATTCGTATTGCCACCGATAGTGTAATACACGCCCTCATTCATTTCAAGGTGACCTATCAACGAAAAGGTTGCTGGGCATTGGTAAGGAGAAGATCCGATGTAGGTGGCATAGCGATTAAATGTCATTAAGATCTTTTCATTGGAAAAATAGCGTTCATGAAAATGTGCTAACTTCTCAAACGGGCGAACCTTCATCAGTGCAAAGCCTAATCGTAGCGAAAGATAGTCCTTCCAAGAAGTAAATGGCGCATAAAAAAATGATAGTTCGGCTTCCTTATATATCCTTTCTACTTCTGCTAAATAGTCCGGATAAGCTCTACTACCCTTTTCATCCAACTCCTCAAATTGAGCGAGCATATTGGCTACGTCCGTTGTTTGCTGAAAAATTGTTCCATCTTCCCATTGATTTACAGTATGTGCATTTAATTTCAGAAATGAGAAATAGTCGTCAGGATTTTCGCCCGTTTCTGCAACTACATTTTGAAACACTCGGGGCATGGTGATCGTATTTGGGCCATAGTCAAAGGAGTACCCATCGATTTCTACTG is part of the Bacillus sp. 2205SS5-2 genome and encodes:
- a CDS encoding undecaprenyldiphospho-muramoylpentapeptide beta-N-acetylglucosaminyltransferase: MNKRILFTGGGSAGHVTVNAALIPFFLEQGWKVSYIGSRNGIEKEIITEGFCQVPYIGISSGKLRRYFSWKNFSDPFRVMKGFVEALTAIKKEKPEIIFSKGGFVSVPVVMAAKMAGVPVAVHESDFTPGLANKLAAPFATKIFTTFPETVKHLPEEKAVCAGAVIRRELFAGEAKKGRRLADFHSAKPILLVMGGSLGAKKINESVRSNLEELLKTFQILHICGKGNIDSTIAREGYKQFEYVTTELPDFMAATSYVISRAGSNSIFEFVALKKPMLLIPLSRQASRGDQIANADSFVKQGYALKLEEEELTSDSFLTAVRQLKEKQSDMVQAMETSNGALTIEEMYTQLTSMIKTKG
- a CDS encoding amidohydrolase, with amino-acid sequence MKILLKNALVYPITSSSFQGDVMVIDKSIAKMAPSIPATPEMKVFDCQGAHLFPGFIDAHTHLRLYDEGTGWAGNDANETVDPLTPQIRAFDGVYPLDPGFQDALKYGVTTVNVMPGSSNVIGGTTTVLKTTGKNVSDMIILSTSGLKIALGENPKRIHSNGKENSITRMGIMGMLREAFSRAFYKTNEENLRSLPIIQALRREIPVRIHAHRADDILSELRFSQEFNLDLRIEHCTEGHLIAEELANLDLKVTVGPTFTRRSKVELKNKSWNTYWSLMKHGVEVSITTDHPYTPIQYLNICAAIAVREGLDEDLALKTITIYPARNLKVDDRVGSIEEGKDADIVLWNHHPFQFMAKPILTMINGEVVFHSL
- a CDS encoding GNAT family N-acetyltransferase, yielding MLKKRDLHECHDLYELMAHPDVFPFVRHKAYSYDEFVFLTKKTMEAEESGELISRTILDEWGNAIGTINLFDIEEAAGFLGTWLGKPFHGKGYNVPAKDAFFQELFYDLGMETIFMRIRKENPRSRKAAEKLPYVVKANETRAHLYQQLNHAGDIYDLYEIPKDLYTLHILRHPEEDQEIQALEA
- a CDS encoding phytoene desaturase family protein; its protein translation is MKKILIVGAGLGGLAAGITLQHKGYQVEIIEQNAHAGGKMMPVEIDGYSFDYGPNTITMPRVFQNVVAETGENPDDYFSFLKLNAHTVNQWEDGTIFQQTTDVANMLAQFEELDEKGSRAYPDYLAEVERIYKEAELSFFYAPFTSWKDYLSLRLGFALMKVRPFEKLAHFHERYFSNEKILMTFNRYATYIGSSPYQCPATFSLIGHLEMNEGVYYTIGGNTNIAKGFLKLFQKLGGKVTFDTKVEKILLKNKKAYGLLLSNGEKRVAAEIIINGDFITASKKLLTEAERPSLTDEKLDAYEPSISAFVILAGLNQRQEQVHHHHVFFTGDYHSEFEDIFLHHKLPDDPTIYVSHSVKTDPERSKGSNFFILVNAPAIEMNEKQISAYKEKVYDKLERMGVPIRQYLEVEKIYPPQFIRDTFSAYKGALYGVSSHSMKDSFLRPFNQSRDIENLYYVGGTTHPGGGSPMVTISGVNVAKRIVLKDHKQTTKERSKIDE